Proteins from a single region of Haloterrigena alkaliphila:
- a CDS encoding DUF7521 family protein, whose translation MIPYDTNATEVALALAVVKTLVLVVGSVITYFAFKAYRRTRQRALGYLAGGFGLVTLGLVLAGMLYELLGVQLAMGILLESLLVLAGFLVIAYSLYVQ comes from the coding sequence ATGATACCGTACGATACGAACGCCACCGAGGTAGCACTCGCGCTGGCGGTCGTCAAAACGCTCGTGCTCGTGGTCGGCAGCGTTATCACGTACTTCGCGTTCAAGGCGTACCGTCGGACGCGACAGCGTGCGCTGGGGTATCTCGCCGGCGGCTTCGGACTCGTGACGCTCGGACTCGTGCTCGCGGGGATGCTCTACGAACTCCTCGGGGTCCAGCTCGCGATGGGGATCTTGCTCGAAAGTCTGCTCGTACTGGCCGGGTTCCTCGTGATCGCCTACTCGTTGTACGTTCAGTGA
- a CDS encoding winged helix-turn-helix domain-containing protein: protein MVRDPITSESTPSAEEICSALDDPDCREIIRNLDEPMTASELTNRCEIPQSTLYRKLELLTDSTLLEESTEIRQDGHHASKYAVAFDEITLTLDEDRSLAVQIERPARTADERLAELWSEVRKET from the coding sequence ATGGTCCGGGACCCGATCACTTCGGAGTCGACGCCGTCTGCAGAGGAGATCTGCTCTGCGCTCGACGATCCCGACTGCCGTGAGATCATCCGCAATCTCGACGAACCCATGACGGCTTCGGAGTTGACGAATCGGTGTGAGATCCCCCAATCGACGCTGTATCGCAAGCTCGAGTTGTTGACCGACTCGACGCTGCTCGAGGAGTCGACGGAAATTCGCCAAGACGGACACCACGCGAGCAAGTACGCGGTCGCGTTCGACGAGATCACGCTGACGCTGGACGAGGATCGATCGCTGGCGGTCCAGATCGAACGACCGGCCCGGACGGCGGACGAACGGCTGGCCGAGCTGTGGTCGGAGGTGCGAAAGGAGACATGA